CGAAACAGGGGGTCCGTGGGGCCGGTTTTCGTGTCCTCTCGGGTGGTTTCTTGTCCTCTCGGCGATCAGGGCGGCACCGATCGGCGCCCGGTCACGGGACCCCGGTCACCGGACCCCGGTCACCGGACCCCGGTCACAGGGCGCCTTCGCCGTGCTCCCCCGTGCGCACCCGGACGATGTCGTCGATCGGCAGCACCCAGACCTTGCCGTCGCCGATGCGGCCGGTCTGCGCGGCCTTCACGATGACGTCGACCACGCTGCCGGCGTCAATGTCCTCGACGACGGCCTCCAGCCGGATCTTCGGGACGAAGTCGACCGTGTACTCCGCACCGCGGTAGACCTCGCTGTGCCCACGCTGCCGGCCGTACCCACTGACCTCGCTGACCGTCATACCGGTGATGCCGTAGGCCTCCAGGGCCTCCTTCACCTCGTCCAGTTTGAACGGTTTGATGATGGCGGTGACGAGTTTCATGCGTTCACCTCTTCCTTGTCGGTGTGTCTGAAGGGTCGACCCGGGTGGTGCCCGAGTCTGCTGGCGGAGAAGACGCTGCCGAAGTCGTATGCCGTCTCGGCGTGTTCCGCTTGATCGATGCCGGCCGCCTCGTCCTCATCGCTGACCCGCCAGCCGATCGTGGCGCGCAGCGCGAAACCGATGCCCGCGGTCACCACTGCGGCATACCCCAGAGCGACCAGCGCGATCACGAATTGCACCACCAGCTGGCGCCATTCGCCATACACCAGACCGGTGCCGCGGGCGAAGAAGCCCAGCGCCACGGTCCCCCAGAAACCGGAGACCAGGTGCACGCCGACCACGTCGAGCGAGTCGTCGAAGCCGAGCTTGAACTTCAGCCCGATCGCGTATGCCGACAGCACCCCGGCCACCAGTCCGACGGCGATCGCGCCCAGCGGTGTCACGTTGCCGCAGGCCGGCGTGATCGCGACCAGGCCGGCGACGATGCCGGAGGCCGCTCCGATCGAGGTCGGGTGACCGTCGCGCAGCTTCTCCAGCACCAGCCAGCCGACCATCGCCGCGCAGCCGGCGACCGTGGTGTTGACCCAGACCAGTGCCGCGGTCGCGTTGGCGCCGAAGGCGGAGCCGGAGTTGAAGCCGTACCAGCCGAACCACAGGATGCCCGAGCCGAGCATCACCAGCGGCACGTTGTGCGGGCGCATCGGCTGGCTGCCGAAGCCCATCCGCTTGCCGATGATCAGCACCACGACCAGGGCCGCCATCCCGGCGTTGATCTCCACCACGGTCCCGCCGGAGAAGTCGATCGGCGCCACCTTCGCCACGCCGTGCACCGTCCCGAACAGCTTGGCCGCCAGCCCGTCCGCCGATCCCGACAGCAGGCCGCCGCCCCAGACCATGTGTGCCAGCGGGAAGTACGCCAGCGTCGCCCACAGTCCCGAGAACACCAGCCAGGTCGAGAATTTCACCCGATCCGCGACCGCCCCGCTGATCAGCGCCACGGTGATGGCCGCGAAGGTGCACTCGAAACCCACCAGGACCAGCGTCGGTATGCCGCCCGCGTGCAGCGCCCCCGGTTGTCCCGGTAACAGACCGGACAGCCCGAAGAACTGGAACGGATTCGCGAAGATCCCCAAGTGGTCGTGGCTGCCGAACGACATCGAGTAGCCCCACAGCACGTAGATGATCCCGATGACCCCGAAGGACCCGAACGACATCATCATCATGTTCAGTACGCCCCGCGACCGGCCGAGCCCGCCGTAGAAGAGCGCGAGCCCCGGGATCGTCATGAAGAGCACCAGCGACGCCGAGACCAGCATCCACGCCGTGTTGCCGGTGTCGAGTGTCGTCGGCGGCGCCGCGGACGACAGGCCGGAGATCAGGAAGGGCATGCGGGACAGCTTCGCAATGCACAGTTTCCGGAACGTGCGTCATTGTGTTACATCCGTGTTGCCGTTTCCTGGGAGCGTTCACAGCAAGTCCACCCGGTCCGTGACGCTCGCCTGGGCCGGCAGCTGGGGCCGGTGCCCGAACCGGCTGCCGAACACCGCTCCCAGTTCGTATGACGTCTCGGCGTGTTCCGACTGGTCCACGCCGGCCATCTCGGCCTCCTCGGAGACCCGGAAACCCATCACCTTGTCGAGCACGAAGCCGATGGCGTAGGTGACCACGAAGGAGAAGACGAGCACGAAGAACGCCGCGCCGGCCTGGACACCCAGTTGCAGGAAGCCCCCGCCATACAGCAGCCCCTCCTGGGTGCCGGAGCCGTTGGGGCTGCCCTTGCTGGCCAGCAGACCGATCAGCAGGGTGCCGACCAGGCCGCCGACCAGGTGCACGCCCACGACGTCGAGGCTGTCGTCGAAGCCGAGCTTGAACTTCAGGCCCACGGCGAGCGCGCAGATCCCACCGGCCAGCAGGCCGACGACGAGTGCGCCGATCGGGGTGACGGTCGAGCACGCCGGGGTGATGGCGACCAGGCCGGCCACGACGCCGGAGGCGGCACCGAGCGAGGTGAACTTGCCGTCCCGCATCCGCTCGACCAGGAGCCAGCCGAGCATCGCGGCGGCGGTCGCACCGAGCGTGTTGACCCAGACGCCGGCGGCGAGGGAGCCGGCGGACAGCGCCGAGCCGGCGTTGAAGCCGAACCAGCCGAACCACAGGATGCCGGCACCGAGCATCACCAGCGTCAGGTTGTGCGGCCGCATCGGCTCCCGGCCGAAACCGAGCCGCTTGCCCAGCACCAGGGCCAGGGCCAGACCCGCGGCTCCAGCGTTGATGTGGATGGCGGTGCCACCGGCGAAGTCGTAGGCGCCGTGCCCGTTCAGGAAGAAGCCGCCGTTGGCGATCCAGCCACCGGTGTTAGCCGCGAACCCGTCGAACGCGAAGACCCAGTGCGCCGCCGGGAAGTAGACGATGGTCGCCCACACGACGGTGAAGACCGTCCAGGTGGCGAACTTCGCGCGGTCGGCGATCGCACCACTGACCAGCGCCACGGCGATGATCGCGAAGACGACCTGGAACGCCACGAACGCCGGGCCGGGGATGGTCCCGTAGGTCGCGGTCAGCACGCCGTGCAGCCCGAAGTGGTCGAACGGGTTGCCGAGCCAACCGCCGGTGCTGTCCGCGCCGAACGTCTCGGAGTAACCCCAGAGCAGCCACACCACGCCGATCGTGGCCATGCTGATGAAGCTCATCATCATCATGTTGAGCACGCTCTTGGTGCGGACCATGCCGCCGTAGAACAGGGCGAGGCCCGGCGTCATGAACAGGACGAGCGCCGCGGAGGCCAGCACCCACGCGGTGTCACCCGAGTTCGGCGTCGCGGCCGCCGCAGCAAGTGAAGTAGTGGTCATGTCCAGAAACCTTGGCAATGCACGGTTTCCGGTGTGTGCGCGCTCGTGTTACAGCCGTGTTGCTGTTGATCCCGTGCGTTAACAACACGTTTCGGAGCCCACCTGCGAGTCGAGCAAGGCGCAGCCGCGGTGGCCGAGTAAGCGGCGAGGAACGAGCCGCGCATCGAGGAACGAGCCGCGCATCGAGGTCCCGCGCCACCCTGCGGGTCGAGTAGGGCGCAGCCGCGGTGGCCGAGTAAGCGGCGAGGAACGAGCCGCGCATCGAGGTCCCGCGCCACCCCTCGCATAATGGCTGTATGTCGCTGCTCGTCCTGCCCGGACCGGTGCGCCGCGTACACGACGCACTGCGGCACCGCGCCGCGCTGCAACTGCGCGACCACGTGGCCGGTGCGGACGCGACCCGCCGGGCGGACAGCATCTGGGGCAAGACCGGTGAGCGGTGGTTCGGCCCGGCCGACCCGATCTGGCGGGTGCATCTCGACGCGGCGATGTTCGTCGCCGGGATCCGGGCCCTGCTGCTGCAGTCGCTGCACCCGCTGGCGATGGCCGGTGTCGACCAGCACTCCAGCTACCGGGAGGACCCGTGGGGCCGCCTGCAGCTGACCAGCAACTTCATCTCCACGACGACCTTCGGCACCGTCCCGGATGCGGAGCGGCTGCTGGCCCGGGTGCGCGGCATCCACCGCCGGGTGCACGGCGAGTTCGCGGGTGTCCCCTACCGCGCGGACGACCCGCACCTGCTGGCGTGGGTGCACGCGGCAGAGGTGGACAGTTTCCTGACCTGTTTCCGGGCGTTCGGCGGCGGGAGCCTGACCGACGCCGAGGCCGATGAGTATGTCGCGCAGATCGGCTTCGTCTCGATGCAGCTCGGCTTCGAGGGAGCACCGACGTCCGTTGCGGGGTTGCAGGAGACGCTCGAGGCGTTCCGGCCGGAGCTGCGCGGCACGGCACAGGCGCGGTCGGCGGCGCACTTCATCGCCTGGAAGCCGCCACTCGCGTTGACCGCGCGGCCTGCCTACCTCTCCCTGGTCGCCGGTGCGGTCGGGACGCTCCCGGCATACGCCCGGGAGATGCTTGGCTTCCGCACCCCGCCCGGCGGGGCCGCAGTGCTGCGGGGCATGGGCAAGGCGGGTGCCGCCGGCGTGCGCTGGATGCTGTCGGACCCGCGGATCCAGGCCGACCGCCGCGTCAACCAGGCGGCCCAAGCCGCGGGGCACGGCTGACCCTGACGGTCCGATTCACCGTTGACGGCCGAATTCGGCCGTCACTCGTGATTCGGACCGTCAGCCTCGGCCACAGCGGCCCGTCGAAGCCCGACGTTTCAGTCGAGCACCGCGTCGACGAACGCCTTCGGGTCGAACGGTGCCAGGTCGTCGGCGCCCTCCCCGAGCCCGACCAGCTTGACCGGGACACCGAGTTCGCGCTGCACCAGCACGACGATGCCGCCCTTGGCGGTGCCGTCCAGTTTGGTGAGCACGACCCCGGTGATGTTGACGGCCTCGGCGAAGACCTCCGCCTGCCGCATGCCGTTCTGCCCGGTGGTGGCGTCCAGCACCAGCAGGCACTCGTCGATCGGGCTGCGCTTCTCGATGACCCGCTTCACCTTGGCCAGCTCGTCCATCAGCCCGACCTTGTTGTGCAGCCGACCGGCGGTGTCGATCATCACCACGTCGACCTCGCCCTCCTGACCGGCCTGCACCGCGTCGAACGCCACCGCCGCGGGGTCGGCGCCCTCCTTCTCGGAGCGGACGGTCGGTACGCCGACCCGGGCGCCCCAGGTCTCCAGCTGGTCGGCCGCGGCCGCTCGGAAGGTGTCGGCCGCGCCGAGCACGACGTCCTTGTCCTCGGCGACCAGCACGCGCGCCAGCTTGCCGACGGTGGTGGTCTTGCCGGTGCCGTTGACCCCGACCACCATGATCACGGCCGGACGGTCGCCCACCCGGCTACCGGCGATCCGCCGGTCCATGTCCGGCCCGACCTGCGCCAGCAGCTCCTCGTGCAGCCAGCTCTCCAGCGTCTCGGTGTCCGGCGAACCCTCAACCTGTACTCGACGTTTCAATCCGTCGACGATCTCCGTGGTCGCGTCGACCCCGAGGTCGGCGCCCAGCAGGGTGTCCTCGACTTCTTCCCAGACCGTGTCGTCTAGCTTGTCCCCGGACAGCGCGCTGAGCAGGCCCTTGCCGAGGGCGTTGTTGGAGCCGGCGAGGCGTGACCGCAGCCGCGTCATCCGGCCGCGGGCGGACTCCGGTCGCTCGATGCTCAGAGCGGCCGGCTCCTCCTCGACGGCGGGTGCCGGTGCCGGTTCCTCGACCTCCGGCTCGACCGCCGGCGGCGCCTCGGCCGATGCCTTCGGGGCGGGCGCCGCCGGAGCCGGTTTCTCGGCCGCACCCTTGCTGGTGTCGATCGTCGCCGTACCGCTGGGCTTGTAGGTGTTGGCACTGCGGGTCTTCGCCTCACGTGCCGGCGGCGGCGCTACCGGCGGAGCCGGCTTCCCACCGCCACGGCGCAGGTAGCCGACCAGCAACCCGAGGCCGGCGAGTACGACGACCGTGATGATGACGAGAATTTCCCAGAGCGAGTCCACGCCGCAATCATGGCAAACGGATCACTCGGGCGGGAGCGGTGCCACCCCTTGCACCCTCTGCGGGGTGCGTCACGCCTGTCAGCTGGCGGCGCGTTCTTCCTGCCCAGGGCTCGCGTCCGCCTTACGTCCCCGTCGCTCGGTCACCGAGCTGACGACCTGCTCGGCGCGCTCGGTGAGGACCTCGCGGCCCTCCCTCCGAGCGGGAACGGCGACGACGCCGATGACGGCCCCGGCGAGAGAGACTCCGATGACCAGCGCAAGGATCAGCCACAGCATGCGGCAATTGTGGGGCCGAAGTCTGTGATTACCAAGGCAAAACCCTTGGTATGACGCGAAAAGTTGCCTAATTCACGTGGGACGGATCCCTGGCACGTCCCGGCGCGTCATACCGACACCCGAAGGGACGTACGTGCACGCTCGTCCAATCCTTCGTTACCCTCGTCCGGACCAATCGACGCAAAGGATCAGTTGTGACCAACTACCCGAACGACCCCAACCAGCCGGGCAACGGCGGCGAGCCGCCGAGCGACGGCTCGGGCTACCCGCAGAACGGCAACCCGCAGGGCGGGCAGTATGGCGCACCGCAGCAGGGTGGTCAGTATGGCGCACCGCAGCAGGGCGGCCAGTACGGCGCACCGCAGCAGGGCGGCCAGTACGGCGCGCAGCCCTACGGCTCCCCGCAGTACGGAGCTCCGCAGCCGGGTTCGCCCTACGGTGGCGCCCCGCAGCCGGCGGGTGAGCACAGCAAGTCCACCCTGATCCTGGTGCTCGGCATCCTCAGCCTCGTCTGCTGTGGCCTGTTCACCGGCATCCCGGCGATCATCCTGGGTCGCCAGGCGATGCAGGAGATCGACTCCTCCGGCGGCGCCGTCGGCGGCCGCGGCAAGGTGAAGGCCGGGTTCATCTGCGGCATCATCGGCACCGTCTGGACGATCATCTACGCGATCGTCCGACTCGCGACCCACTGACACCGACTCGGCACGACGGAAGGCCCGGCACCGCGTGCCGGGCCTTCCGTCGTCCTCAGTCCTGGTAGAGCCACTGCCCCCAGGGCGTCCACCGGTAGACGGTGAACGCGACCATCAGCACGGCGATGATCGTCATCGGCACCTTCGGGGTAGTCATCAGCACCGCATCGCTGTCGCCGCGTGCCCGACGCACGAACCACCGCACGATCAGCAGGGTGCCGGCGCAGAGGATGAGCACCGCAGCCGCGTTGGACAGCAACGCGGCCTCGATGCGCCCGCGGGTGAGGTCGTTCATGGCGCGCAACCCGCCGCACAGCGGGCACGGGTGACCGGTGATCGTCAGGAACGGGCAGAATCCCCACGACCCGGACTGGTGCGGGTCGTGGAAGTGCAGCGCCACCAGGGCGGCCGACCCGGCGAACGCGGTCAGCACCGGCCCTTTGACGCGCCGCGTCCACGGCACCACAGGGGTGACCGTGGACGGGTCGACTCGGGTGGCGCTCACCCGACCAGGTTAGGCCACCTCAGCCCAGCTGCCGTCCGAGCAGCTGGCTGAACGGCGTCACCCGAGCGGGTATGCCGACCCCGGCGTCCCGGTTCGCCGTTGACGGGGTGAACCCGGCGACTGCGTCACCGCCGTCCGACACGACGTGCGCGGCCAGCTCGGCCGCGGCCCGCCCGACGCGCCGGCTAAGGTCGTGCCCCGCCGCTCCCCCGCCGAAGTCCTCGGTCGCGGCGAAGACACCGGTCGGCATCACCACCGCGTGCAGGTAGGTCAGCAGCGGTCGCAGCGCGTGGTCGAGCACCAGCGAGTGCCGCGGCGTGCCGGCGGTCGCGGCGATGATCACCGGCATGCCGTTCAGCGCGTCCGGATCCAGCGCGTCGAAGAACAGCTTGAACACGCCGCTGTAGCTGGCCGCGAAGGCGGGTGTCACGACGACCAGGCCGTCCGCCGCCGACACGGCACGCCGCAAGTCGTCGAGACGCGCCGTCGGCATACCGGCAGTTGCCATCATGGTGGCGAGATCGACTGCGTATTCACGCAATTCATAGGTCTGTATGTCGACCGCCTCGCCTCGCGCACCCACTTCCGCGGCGACCGCGCCGGAGATCTGGTCGGCCAGCAGCCGGGTGCTGCTGGGCTGGCTCAGACCTGCAGTCAGCACCACCACGTTGCGCGTCATACCGCGGCCTCCTGCTCCAGACCGGCGGTCGCGCTGATCACCTTCAGGTGCGGCGAGTCGGGACCTTCGGCGACCAGCGAGGCGTGGGTGGGCGGGTTGCTCGGCACGTGCGCCGGGCGACGCGCCTCGAATTCGCGCCGCAGCACCGGGACGACTTCCCTGCCGAGGATCTCGATCTGGTCGAGCACCATGTCCAGCTGCATGCCGGCGTGGTCGAGCAGGAAGAGCTGGCGCTGGTAGTCCCCGACGTAGTCGGCGAAGCCGAGGGTGCGCTCGATGACCTGTTCGGGGGTGCCGACGGTCAGCGGGGTGTCGCGGGTGAAGCTCTCCAGCGACGGACCGTGCCCGTAGACCGGCGCGTTGTCGAAGTAGGGCCGGAAGATCCGCTTGGCCTCCGCCTCGGTGTCGGCCATGAAGACCTGTCCGCCGAGACCGACGATCGCCTGGTCGGCGGCGCCGTGGCCGTAGTGCTCGAAGCGCTGCCGGTAGAGCCGCACCATCGCCTCGGTGTGCTCCTTGTTCCAGAAGATGT
This genomic window from Flexivirga oryzae contains:
- a CDS encoding P-II family nitrogen regulator; protein product: MKLVTAIIKPFKLDEVKEALEAYGITGMTVSEVSGYGRQRGHSEVYRGAEYTVDFVPKIRLEAVVEDIDAGSVVDVIVKAAQTGRIGDGKVWVLPIDDIVRVRTGEHGEGAL
- a CDS encoding ammonium transporter: MPFLISGLSSAAPPTTLDTGNTAWMLVSASLVLFMTIPGLALFYGGLGRSRGVLNMMMMSFGSFGVIGIIYVLWGYSMSFGSHDHLGIFANPFQFFGLSGLLPGQPGALHAGGIPTLVLVGFECTFAAITVALISGAVADRVKFSTWLVFSGLWATLAYFPLAHMVWGGGLLSGSADGLAAKLFGTVHGVAKVAPIDFSGGTVVEINAGMAALVVVLIIGKRMGFGSQPMRPHNVPLVMLGSGILWFGWYGFNSGSAFGANATAALVWVNTTVAGCAAMVGWLVLEKLRDGHPTSIGAASGIVAGLVAITPACGNVTPLGAIAVGLVAGVLSAYAIGLKFKLGFDDSLDVVGVHLVSGFWGTVALGFFARGTGLVYGEWRQLVVQFVIALVALGYAAVVTAGIGFALRATIGWRVSDEDEAAGIDQAEHAETAYDFGSVFSASRLGHHPGRPFRHTDKEEVNA
- a CDS encoding ammonium transporter, producing MTTTSLAAAAATPNSGDTAWVLASAALVLFMTPGLALFYGGMVRTKSVLNMMMMSFISMATIGVVWLLWGYSETFGADSTGGWLGNPFDHFGLHGVLTATYGTIPGPAFVAFQVVFAIIAVALVSGAIADRAKFATWTVFTVVWATIVYFPAAHWVFAFDGFAANTGGWIANGGFFLNGHGAYDFAGGTAIHINAGAAGLALALVLGKRLGFGREPMRPHNLTLVMLGAGILWFGWFGFNAGSALSAGSLAAGVWVNTLGATAAAMLGWLLVERMRDGKFTSLGAASGVVAGLVAITPACSTVTPIGALVVGLLAGGICALAVGLKFKLGFDDSLDVVGVHLVGGLVGTLLIGLLASKGSPNGSGTQEGLLYGGGFLQLGVQAGAAFFVLVFSFVVTYAIGFVLDKVMGFRVSEEAEMAGVDQSEHAETSYELGAVFGSRFGHRPQLPAQASVTDRVDLL
- a CDS encoding oxygenase MpaB family protein, whose amino-acid sequence is MSLLVLPGPVRRVHDALRHRAALQLRDHVAGADATRRADSIWGKTGERWFGPADPIWRVHLDAAMFVAGIRALLLQSLHPLAMAGVDQHSSYREDPWGRLQLTSNFISTTTFGTVPDAERLLARVRGIHRRVHGEFAGVPYRADDPHLLAWVHAAEVDSFLTCFRAFGGGSLTDAEADEYVAQIGFVSMQLGFEGAPTSVAGLQETLEAFRPELRGTAQARSAAHFIAWKPPLALTARPAYLSLVAGAVGTLPAYAREMLGFRTPPGGAAVLRGMGKAGAAGVRWMLSDPRIQADRRVNQAAQAAGHG
- the ftsY gene encoding signal recognition particle-docking protein FtsY; protein product: MDSLWEILVIITVVVLAGLGLLVGYLRRGGGKPAPPVAPPPAREAKTRSANTYKPSGTATIDTSKGAAEKPAPAAPAPKASAEAPPAVEPEVEEPAPAPAVEEEPAALSIERPESARGRMTRLRSRLAGSNNALGKGLLSALSGDKLDDTVWEEVEDTLLGADLGVDATTEIVDGLKRRVQVEGSPDTETLESWLHEELLAQVGPDMDRRIAGSRVGDRPAVIMVVGVNGTGKTTTVGKLARVLVAEDKDVVLGAADTFRAAAADQLETWGARVGVPTVRSEKEGADPAAVAFDAVQAGQEGEVDVVMIDTAGRLHNKVGLMDELAKVKRVIEKRSPIDECLLVLDATTGQNGMRQAEVFAEAVNITGVVLTKLDGTAKGGIVVLVQRELGVPVKLVGLGEGADDLAPFDPKAFVDAVLD
- a CDS encoding DUF4190 domain-containing protein yields the protein MTNYPNDPNQPGNGGEPPSDGSGYPQNGNPQGGQYGAPQQGGQYGAPQQGGQYGAPQQGGQYGAQPYGSPQYGAPQPGSPYGGAPQPAGEHSKSTLILVLGILSLVCCGLFTGIPAIILGRQAMQEIDSSGGAVGGRGKVKAGFICGIIGTVWTIIYAIVRLATH
- a CDS encoding DUF2752 domain-containing protein, with the translated sequence MSATRVDPSTVTPVVPWTRRVKGPVLTAFAGSAALVALHFHDPHQSGSWGFCPFLTITGHPCPLCGGLRAMNDLTRGRIEAALLSNAAAVLILCAGTLLIVRWFVRRARGDSDAVLMTTPKVPMTIIAVLMVAFTVYRWTPWGQWLYQD
- a CDS encoding FMN reductase, giving the protein MTRNVVVLTAGLSQPSSTRLLADQISGAVAAEVGARGEAVDIQTYELREYAVDLATMMATAGMPTARLDDLRRAVSAADGLVVVTPAFAASYSGVFKLFFDALDPDALNGMPVIIAATAGTPRHSLVLDHALRPLLTYLHAVVMPTGVFAATEDFGGGAAGHDLSRRVGRAAAELAAHVVSDGGDAVAGFTPSTANRDAGVGIPARVTPFSQLLGRQLG